From Deltaproteobacteria bacterium:
GCCGAGCGATTCCTTCGAGATCGACTACACCCTCGAATACCCGGCGCCGGTGGGAAAGCAGCGGTTCGTGTTCCGGCTCGACGACCCCGCGGCGTACCGGAAGGAAATCGCCCCCGCGCGCACCTTCGGGTTCGTGAAGGACATCGGGATGCTGCAGCGGCAGGGGCTGGCCCTGGGCGGGCGGTTCGACAACTTCATCCTGTTCGGCGAGGACGGGCCGATCAACGACGCCCTCCGGTTCCCGGACGAACCGGTGCGGCACAAGATCATGGACGCGATCGGCGACCTGTACCTTCTCGGCCGCCGCCTCCAGTGCAGGGTGGTCGCCCACATGACGGGGCACTCGCACAACATCTCCGTGATGAAGAAGGTGCGGGAACTGCTCTGACCGCCCTTTCGCGAGGGAACGATCACGCCCGGGGGCACTCCCGGACGAACGCGGCCATCGCGGCGAGCGTCGCCTCGCGCCGTTCGCGGTGGGGGGTGTGGCCGCACCGGTCGAGGACGAGGCGCCGGACCGGGCCCCCGGACCGGCGTTCGATCGCCTCCACCTGGCGCATCGTTCCATACGGGTCCTCCGTCCCCTGGACGACGAGGGCGGGGACCGTCACTCCCGGAAGGCACCACTCGATGTTCCATTCGAGAAACCCCGGGTCGAGCCACGCCCGGTTCCACCCCCAGAAGGCGCACTCGACGTTCGCGCCGTGATAGCGGGCAAGCCTCGCCGGAAGGTCCGTCCGGAGGTATTCGTCGCGCGCCTTTTCGATCGAGCGGACCGTGATCTCCTCGCAGAACACGTGCGGGGCTTCCAGGAGGAGCGCGCGCACCCGCGGACGGGAACGCGGCGTGGAGGCGTGGAGCAGCGAAATGGAGCCGCCGTCGCTGTGGCCCACGAGGAACGCCTCGCGGACTCCCAGGGCGTCGAGCAGCTCCGGAAGGCCGGAAAATCCCTCCTCGTGCATGTAGGTGAGGGGCCGCGGGAGCGGAACCGGATCGGACCCGCCGTACCCCGCCCGGCTGTAGACGAGGGCGCCGCAACCCGTTTCCCGCCCCAGGGCGGCGGGGAAGTCGCGCCACGTCGCCGCGCACCCGATCCCGTCGTGGAGGAAGACGAGGGTCGCCGCGTCCGCGGGTCCCGGGCCGTGCCAGGCGTATTCGATGGATCGGCCTCCGGCGGCCGCCTTGGGAGTCATCGTCGACATTCTACCTCTTCGCCGCTTTATGGACAGGCGTCGAATGGAATACACTGGCCGGGATGAACCTTGCCGGATTCTTCCATTCCAGCATCGGCCTGTACGCGACGCAGGCGTTCATCCACTCGCTCGTCGCGTCGGTGGTGGCCGAGCTCGCCGTCAAGGCGTGGGGGATTCGAGACCCGGCGGCCCGGCAGAGGGTGTTCCTGGTCCCGGTGGCCGCCCCGGTATTCCTTTACCCCTTGTACCAGGTCTTCGATCCGGGCCGCGGGTCGACCTATTTCCGGCTCGGGACGATCTTCGAAAGCTCCCGGTGGCTCGGACTGGAAGTGCTTGGGACGCACCCGGCGATGGGGGTGCTGGCCGTCCTGTTCTCGATCACATCCCTCATGTTCCT
This genomic window contains:
- a CDS encoding alpha/beta hydrolase, with the translated sequence MSTMTPKAAAGGRSIEYAWHGPGPADAATLVFLHDGIGCAATWRDFPAALGRETGCGALVYSRAGYGGSDPVPLPRPLTYMHEEGFSGLPELLDALGVREAFLVGHSDGGSISLLHASTPRSRPRVRALLLEAPHVFCEEITVRSIEKARDEYLRTDLPARLARYHGANVECAFWGWNRAWLDPGFLEWNIEWCLPGVTVPALVVQGTEDPYGTMRQVEAIERRSGGPVRRLVLDRCGHTPHRERREATLAAMAAFVRECPRA
- a CDS encoding UDP-3-O-acyl-N-acetylglucosamine deacetylase, producing PSDSFEIDYTLEYPAPVGKQRFVFRLDDPAAYRKEIAPARTFGFVKDIGMLQRQGLALGGRFDNFILFGEDGPINDALRFPDEPVRHKIMDAIGDLYLLGRRLQCRVVAHMTGHSHNISVMKKVRELL